A stretch of Pseudolysobacter antarcticus DNA encodes these proteins:
- a CDS encoding peptide MFS transporter: MSMPPAPPSQRRAFSTIFLIELWERFGYSGMASLLVLFMVQKEGFGDQQANLIWGAFTALVYTAPTIGGWIGDKVLGTRRTVPIGAGILALGYLLLSIVGDGSYPLYCAMGVIVVGNGLFKPNAANMVRRIYEGEDAKIDSAFTLYYMAVNVGSTMSILLAPWIKDRFGWHAAFAICCGGLLLGLINYLVMLRSVDGIGSPADEQPIRWNRLALVLIGAVATVGVVAFVIQHREVAMTGIFIAGIVILAIFAYMIKTGARHERAGMLIALILVVETWLFFIFYQQMSTSLTLFALRNVDWNQNLFGMHVFTWSAAQYQALNPIWIMLLSPLLAWTYRHFGKRGRDLPIAGKFAIGFAVVAIGFLIFGTSGASAVDGKVSSWFMVWGYGFYSLGELLVGALGLAMISRYVPLRMSGFMMGAYFVAVAISQYLGSVVANYASIPENISDPLASLAIYTSLFNNLGLLAIAATVLAVVLLPLTKRLSATTVRCVSDQPSQT, translated from the coding sequence ATGTCCATGCCGCCCGCCCCACCCAGTCAAAGACGTGCGTTCTCGACCATTTTCCTGATCGAACTGTGGGAACGTTTTGGCTACTCCGGCATGGCATCGCTGCTGGTGCTTTTCATGGTGCAGAAGGAAGGCTTCGGTGACCAGCAAGCCAACCTGATCTGGGGCGCATTCACCGCGCTGGTTTACACCGCGCCAACCATCGGCGGCTGGATCGGCGACAAAGTGCTCGGCACGCGGCGTACGGTGCCGATCGGGGCTGGCATTCTCGCGCTCGGTTATCTGCTGCTGAGCATCGTCGGCGACGGCTCGTATCCGTTGTACTGCGCGATGGGAGTGATCGTCGTCGGCAACGGCTTGTTCAAGCCCAACGCGGCCAACATGGTGCGGCGGATTTACGAAGGCGAAGACGCGAAGATCGACAGTGCATTCACGCTGTACTACATGGCGGTGAACGTCGGCTCGACGATGTCGATTCTGCTCGCGCCGTGGATCAAGGATCGCTTCGGCTGGCATGCCGCGTTTGCGATCTGCTGCGGCGGTCTGCTGCTCGGCTTGATCAACTACCTCGTGATGCTGCGCAGCGTTGACGGTATAGGCTCGCCAGCCGACGAACAACCGATCCGCTGGAATCGTCTCGCGCTTGTGCTCATCGGTGCAGTCGCCACCGTTGGCGTGGTCGCATTCGTTATCCAGCATCGCGAGGTCGCGATGACGGGCATCTTTATTGCCGGCATCGTGATCCTCGCGATCTTCGCCTACATGATCAAAACCGGCGCGCGCCACGAACGCGCGGGTATGCTCATCGCATTGATTCTGGTCGTGGAAACGTGGCTGTTTTTCATTTTCTACCAGCAGATGTCGACTTCGCTCACGCTGTTTGCCTTACGCAACGTCGACTGGAACCAGAACCTGTTCGGCATGCATGTATTTACCTGGTCGGCAGCGCAGTACCAGGCGCTCAATCCGATCTGGATCATGCTGCTGTCGCCGTTGCTGGCGTGGACTTATCGACACTTCGGCAAACGTGGTCGCGATCTGCCGATTGCCGGCAAGTTCGCGATCGGTTTTGCCGTAGTCGCGATCGGTTTTCTGATCTTCGGCACCAGCGGTGCCAGCGCGGTTGATGGCAAGGTGTCGTCGTGGTTCATGGTCTGGGGTTACGGATTCTATTCACTCGGCGAACTGCTGGTCGGCGCGCTCGGACTGGCGATGATCTCGCGCTACGTTCCGCTGCGCATGAGTGGCTTCATGATGGGCGCGTATTTCGTCGCCGTCGCGATCTCGCAGTACCTCGGCAGCGTAGTGGCGAATTACGCGAGCATCCCCGAAAACATCAGTGACCCGCTCGCTAGCCTCGCGATCTACACTAGCTTGTTCAACAACCTCGGTTTGCTCGCGATCGCCGCTACGGTGCTCGCGGTGGTGTTGCTGCCGCTGACCAAACGCTTGTCGGCAACTACTGTGCGTTGTGTTTCCGATCAACCATCGCAGACGTGA
- a CDS encoding SDR family oxidoreductase has protein sequence MSAKVRGACLIAGCGDTGIRIANLLVKQGQKVYGLRRIATALPANIIPIAADLTDPATLDSLPADIETLVYLPTPPQRTHDAYQKIFRDGFEHLLRALPQAATTLRRIVFISSSAVYGQHHGAWVDEETECRPLAFNGEILLSTEQWLLQNFTNACVLRFAGIYGPGRIRLIEDIGAQKVRVHAGAARYTNRIHVDDAAAAVMHVLGLQQVRPIYNVVDDLPAADGEVYDWLADKLGAVRPAREDKTSSDTLGNKRVSNKRLRASGFAPRYADYRAGYGAVIDTLAPIKPNGSSCG, from the coding sequence GTGAGCGCGAAGGTGCGCGGCGCCTGCCTGATCGCCGGTTGTGGCGATACTGGAATCCGCATCGCAAACTTGCTGGTCAAGCAGGGTCAAAAAGTTTATGGCCTGCGCCGCATTGCGACCGCTTTGCCAGCGAACATCATTCCGATTGCCGCCGATCTGACCGATCCGGCGACGCTGGATTCGTTGCCCGCAGATATCGAAACGCTGGTGTATCTGCCGACTCCGCCACAGCGCACGCATGACGCGTATCAAAAAATTTTTCGCGACGGATTCGAACATCTGCTGCGCGCGCTACCGCAAGCGGCAACGACATTGCGACGGATCGTATTTATCTCGTCGAGCGCGGTCTACGGCCAGCACCATGGCGCATGGGTAGATGAAGAAACCGAGTGTCGTCCGCTTGCTTTCAACGGCGAAATTTTACTGAGCACCGAACAATGGTTGCTGCAGAATTTCACGAACGCATGTGTGCTGCGTTTCGCCGGAATTTACGGGCCGGGGCGCATACGATTGATCGAAGATATTGGTGCGCAAAAAGTGCGAGTTCATGCCGGCGCGGCCCGCTATACCAATCGCATTCATGTCGACGATGCCGCCGCCGCGGTGATGCATGTGCTGGGGTTGCAACAAGTTCGGCCGATTTACAATGTCGTCGATGACTTGCCGGCAGCCGATGGCGAAGTCTATGACTGGCTCGCCGATAAACTTGGGGCGGTGCGCCCCGCGCGCGAAGACAAAACATCGAGCGATACGCTCGGCAACAAACGTGTCAGCAACAAGCGACTGAGGGCGAGCGGTTTTGCGCCAAGGTATGCGGATTATCGCGCGGGGTATGGCGCCGTTATCGATACGCTGGCGCCGATCAAACCGAATGGATCAAGCTGCGGTTAG
- the xrtH gene encoding exosortase H, with product MIRFVVIFIVCIAVLFPLELLKPVDDYVIVPFTSMLADLCVWLIHLFDKGVVVEGKIVRSVSTGFAVSIERGCNGVEAVLILVSAILAFPAPWKNKLAGIALGFLAIQLLNLVRIISLFYLGQWNQVWFDWFHLYLWQALIILDALGVWLVWLRYLPRSPGGAIKPA from the coding sequence ATGATTCGTTTTGTAGTGATCTTTATCGTCTGCATCGCCGTGCTGTTTCCGCTGGAGCTTTTGAAGCCCGTCGACGATTACGTCATCGTGCCGTTTACGTCGATGCTGGCCGATCTGTGCGTGTGGCTGATCCACCTGTTCGACAAGGGCGTGGTGGTCGAGGGCAAGATCGTGCGCAGTGTCTCGACCGGTTTTGCGGTGTCGATCGAGCGCGGTTGCAACGGCGTCGAGGCAGTGCTGATCCTGGTATCGGCGATCCTCGCTTTTCCGGCGCCGTGGAAAAACAAGCTGGCTGGAATCGCGCTCGGTTTTCTCGCGATCCAGCTGCTGAACCTCGTGCGCATCATCAGCCTGTTTTATCTCGGCCAGTGGAATCAAGTGTGGTTCGACTGGTTCCATCTGTATCTGTGGCAGGCGCTGATCATTCTCGATGCGCTCGGCGTGTGGCTCGTGTGGCTGCGTTATCTGCCGCGCTCGCCCGGCGGAGCCATCAAGCCGGCGTGA
- a CDS encoding shikimate kinase, whose translation MNPAPNLFFIGPMGAGKSTVGQRVARLLNLTFHDLDHVIEHRTGVSVTVVFDVEGEAGFRRRESEALAELATHSGVLVATGGGVVLDAQNRRVLRESGYVVHLEISVEQQLARLEHDRKRPLLAAPDRRARLHQLAAVRTPLYREIADLAVPTELHGSVAHAARRLAAMIEQRWQRQHPEQVA comes from the coding sequence ATGAATCCCGCCCCCAACCTGTTTTTCATCGGCCCGATGGGCGCTGGCAAAAGCACAGTGGGCCAGCGTGTGGCGCGGCTGCTGAATCTCACCTTTCACGATCTCGATCACGTCATCGAGCACCGCACCGGCGTGAGTGTGACGGTGGTGTTTGATGTCGAGGGCGAGGCCGGATTTCGTCGTCGCGAAAGCGAGGCGCTGGCGGAACTCGCCACGCATAGCGGCGTGCTGGTCGCGACCGGCGGCGGCGTGGTGCTGGATGCGCAGAATCGCCGTGTGCTGCGCGAATCGGGTTATGTGGTACATCTGGAAATCAGCGTCGAACAGCAACTCGCGCGGCTCGAACATGATCGCAAACGCCCGCTGCTCGCAGCGCCGGATCGGCGCGCGCGATTGCATCAACTCGCCGCCGTACGCACGCCGCTGTATCGCGAAATCGCCGATCTTGCGGTGCCCACCGAACTGCATGGCAGCGTCGCGCATGCCGCGCGGCGGCTGGCGGCAATGATCGAACAACGCTGGCAGCGCCAGCATCCGGAACAAGTCGCATGA
- the aroB gene encoding 3-dehydroquinate synthase yields the protein MSHREIRVELGARSYPIWIGPGLLTQSALWRSSIGGRHVLIVSNSTVAPLYLQTVIAGLQTLSWDSLILPDGETHKTLDNAGLVLAKLAGIKASRDATVIALGGGVIGDLAGFAASCYMRGIAFVQMPTTLLAQVDSSVGGKTGVNLPAGKNLVGAFHQPRAVVIDTDTLATLPEREYRAGLAEVVKYGALGDADFFAWLEQNADALIARDAAAMTHAIATSCAHKAAIVARDEHELGERALLNLGHTFGHALETATGYATLLHGEAVAIGMLLAAQLSTQLGRAPAADAKRLAVLLQRLGLPINIPPGIAAETLFAHMQLDKKNISGRLRLILWRGIGHAEIVADVTSTEVMQTLNNATEAVHH from the coding sequence ATGAGTCATCGGGAAATCCGCGTTGAACTCGGCGCGCGCAGTTATCCGATCTGGATCGGCCCCGGCCTGCTCACGCAATCAGCGCTGTGGCGCAGCAGTATCGGCGGCCGGCATGTGCTGATCGTCAGCAACAGCACGGTCGCGCCGCTGTATCTGCAGACCGTCATCGCGGGCCTGCAGACGCTGAGCTGGGATAGCCTCATCTTGCCCGACGGCGAAACCCACAAGACGCTCGACAACGCCGGATTGGTGCTGGCGAAACTCGCCGGGATCAAGGCCAGCCGCGATGCGACCGTGATCGCACTCGGTGGCGGCGTGATCGGCGATCTCGCCGGATTTGCGGCGTCGTGCTACATGCGCGGCATCGCGTTTGTGCAAATGCCGACCACGTTGCTGGCGCAGGTTGATTCGTCGGTCGGCGGCAAAACTGGCGTGAATCTGCCGGCCGGAAAAAATCTGGTCGGCGCATTTCATCAGCCGCGCGCCGTGGTGATCGATACCGATACCTTGGCGACCTTGCCCGAACGCGAATATCGCGCAGGGCTGGCCGAAGTCGTGAAGTACGGCGCGCTCGGCGATGCGGATTTTTTCGCGTGGCTGGAACAAAATGCCGACGCACTGATCGCGCGTGATGCTGCCGCGATGACGCACGCGATCGCCACCAGTTGCGCGCACAAGGCTGCGATCGTCGCGCGCGACGAACACGAACTCGGCGAACGCGCGCTGCTTAATCTCGGCCACACCTTCGGCCATGCGCTTGAAACCGCCACTGGTTATGCGACGCTATTGCATGGCGAAGCCGTGGCGATCGGCATGCTGCTCGCCGCGCAACTTTCGACCCAGCTCGGTCGCGCTCCGGCGGCGGATGCCAAACGACTGGCGGTGTTGCTGCAACGCCTCGGTTTGCCGATCAATATTCCGCCCGGCATCGCGGCGGAAACGCTGTTTGCACATATGCAGCTCGACAAGAAAAATATCAGCGGACGACTGCGGCTGATCCTGTGGCGCGGTATTGGTCATGCCGAAATCGTCGCGGACGTGACCAGCACCGAAGTAATGCAGACGCTGAACAACGCGACCGAAGCAGTGCATCACTGA
- a CDS encoding WGR domain-containing protein, protein MRIYMQTKPAAAEAPRYYQIALQQDLLGGWTLTREWGQTGGRISLKQEVYLERDDALSAFELARDAQLKRGFFITFSQGLEGRAFG, encoded by the coding sequence ATGCGTATCTACATGCAAACCAAACCTGCCGCCGCGGAAGCGCCGCGTTATTACCAGATCGCGCTGCAGCAGGATCTGCTCGGCGGCTGGACGCTGACCCGCGAATGGGGCCAGACCGGCGGCCGCATCAGCCTCAAGCAGGAAGTGTATCTGGAGCGCGACGATGCGTTGAGTGCCTTCGAACTCGCGCGTGATGCGCAGCTCAAACGCGGATTTTTCATCACGTTCAGTCAAGGCCTCGAAGGCCGCGCCTTCGGCTGA
- the hemE gene encoding uroporphyrinogen decarboxylase, translating to MSQIAPLNDRFLRALKREPVDKTPVWIMRQAGRYLPEYRATRARAGDFLTLCKTPELACEVTLQPLDRFALDAAILFSDILTIPDAMGLGLHFSEGEGPQFARPIRTSADINRLAVPDPEVELRYVMDGVRTIRHALAGRVPLIGFAGSPWTLACYMVEGRGSRDFARVKALCWNEPELAHRLLDVIARSVAIYLAAQAAAGAQALMVFDTWGGLLPPMQFHEFSQRYLGQIALLLQSDPNTRDVPLIFFSKGANSHLETLADTGCTALGVDWTISLEEARRRVGHRVALQGNLDPAVLKASPDVIRAQVQATLRSFGNGPGHIFNLGHGVTPDIDPENVRVLVDAVHEFSGHPYA from the coding sequence ATGTCGCAAATTGCCCCGCTCAACGACCGTTTCCTGCGCGCGCTGAAACGCGAGCCCGTCGACAAGACTCCAGTCTGGATCATGCGCCAGGCCGGGCGTTACTTGCCCGAATATCGTGCCACACGCGCCCGCGCTGGCGATTTTCTGACGCTGTGCAAGACGCCGGAACTGGCCTGCGAAGTGACCTTGCAGCCGCTCGATCGTTTCGCCCTGGATGCGGCGATTTTGTTTTCGGACATCCTCACCATTCCCGATGCGATGGGCCTCGGCCTGCATTTCAGCGAAGGCGAAGGTCCGCAATTTGCGCGCCCGATTCGCACCTCGGCCGACATCAATCGGCTTGCCGTGCCCGATCCCGAAGTCGAACTGCGTTATGTCATGGATGGCGTGCGCACGATCCGCCATGCACTTGCTGGAAGAGTGCCGCTGATCGGTTTCGCCGGCAGTCCGTGGACGCTTGCGTGCTACATGGTTGAAGGTCGCGGCTCGCGTGATTTCGCGCGGGTCAAGGCGCTGTGCTGGAACGAACCCGAACTCGCGCATCGCCTGCTCGATGTGATCGCACGCTCCGTCGCAATCTATCTCGCCGCGCAAGCCGCCGCCGGTGCTCAGGCGTTGATGGTGTTCGATACCTGGGGCGGGCTGTTGCCACCGATGCAATTTCACGAATTCTCGCAGCGTTATCTCGGCCAGATCGCACTGCTGTTGCAAAGCGATCCGAACACACGCGACGTGCCGCTGATTTTTTTCAGCAAGGGCGCCAACAGCCATCTCGAAACGCTCGCCGATACCGGTTGCACGGCGCTCGGCGTGGATTGGACCATCAGCCTCGAAGAAGCGCGTCGGCGTGTCGGTCATCGAGTTGCGCTGCAAGGCAATCTCGATCCGGCCGTATTGAAGGCCTCGCCCGACGTGATCCGCGCGCAAGTGCAAGCGACCCTGCGAAGTTTCGGCAACGGCCCCGGCCACATTTTCAATCTCGGTCACGGCGTGACGCCGGATATCGATCCGGAAAATGTGCGCGTGCTGGTCGATGCGGTGCATGAGTTCAGCGGGCATCCGTACGCTTAG
- a CDS encoding CocE/NonD family hydrolase, which produces MRHALCALALTATFATAAAPANTPPLAPDIPKKFEVPTDNADFSKREVMITMRDGIKLHTVIVVPKNAHHAPIIFTRTPYNASKRAERNISPSMLATLPMGDEVFVSDGYIRVFQDIRGKYGSEGDYVMTRPLRGPLNSSKVDHSTDAYDSIDWLVKNVPESNGKVGMIGSSYEGFTVLMALVNPHPALKVAVPMSPMVDGWKGDDWFHNGAFRQTNFDYIYSQTIAKGEGKHVARGGFDDYSNFLRAGSAGDYAKRFGFDQLPYWKKLSEHPAYDAYWQGQALDPVIAAQPLTVPRMIVASLWDQEDMYGALATYAATEPKDINNDKNYLVLGPWRHSGVNYDGSVLGPLKFDGDTALQFRRDVMKPFLDTYLKDGAVKADTPPVFVYQTGINRWQRLSHWPLACKKDCTAISKPLYLQAGLHLGFDAPKTAAETATFDEYVSDPAKPVPYLPRPVHFEDGDAWKRWLVTDQRFVDGRPDVLSYTSAVLTTAVRIAGAPTVNLFASTSGTDSDWVVKLIDVYPDEIASQAELGGNEVGIAMDIFRGRYRDSLEHPHAIEVNKVEKYIFSLPNTNHVFLPGHRIMVQIQSSWFPLYDRNPQTYVENIFFAKPDDYRKATQRVYHDAATASFIDLPLVPNE; this is translated from the coding sequence CTGCGTCACGCTCTTTGCGCGCTCGCGCTAACTGCAACTTTCGCTACCGCCGCCGCGCCAGCAAACACTCCACCGCTGGCACCGGATATTCCGAAAAAATTTGAGGTTCCGACCGACAACGCGGATTTCAGCAAACGCGAAGTGATGATCACGATGCGCGATGGAATCAAGCTGCATACCGTGATCGTCGTGCCGAAAAATGCGCACCACGCGCCGATCATTTTCACGCGCACGCCGTACAACGCGAGCAAGCGCGCCGAACGCAATATCAGCCCGAGCATGCTCGCGACTTTGCCGATGGGCGATGAGGTTTTTGTCAGCGACGGCTATATCCGCGTGTTCCAGGATATCCGCGGCAAATATGGCTCGGAAGGCGATTACGTGATGACGCGGCCGCTGCGCGGGCCGCTGAATTCGAGCAAGGTCGATCACTCAACCGACGCCTACGATTCGATCGACTGGCTCGTGAAAAACGTGCCCGAAAGCAACGGCAAGGTCGGCATGATCGGCTCGTCGTACGAAGGCTTCACGGTGCTCATGGCGCTGGTCAATCCACATCCCGCGCTCAAGGTGGCCGTGCCGATGAGCCCGATGGTGGATGGCTGGAAAGGCGACGACTGGTTCCACAACGGCGCATTTCGCCAGACCAATTTCGACTACATCTACAGCCAGACCATCGCGAAAGGCGAAGGCAAACATGTCGCGCGCGGCGGCTTTGACGACTACAGCAATTTTCTGCGCGCGGGCTCGGCTGGCGACTACGCAAAACGCTTCGGTTTCGATCAATTGCCGTACTGGAAAAAACTTTCCGAACATCCGGCCTACGATGCCTACTGGCAAGGTCAGGCGCTCGATCCAGTGATCGCCGCGCAACCGCTGACCGTGCCGCGCATGATCGTCGCCAGCTTGTGGGATCAGGAAGACATGTACGGCGCGCTCGCAACGTATGCAGCGACCGAACCGAAGGACATCAACAACGACAAGAATTATCTCGTGCTCGGCCCGTGGCGCCACAGCGGCGTGAACTACGACGGTAGCGTGCTCGGGCCGCTCAAGTTCGATGGCGATACCGCGTTGCAATTTCGCCGCGACGTGATGAAGCCGTTTCTCGATACGTATCTGAAAGACGGCGCGGTAAAAGCCGATACGCCGCCGGTGTTCGTCTACCAGACCGGGATCAATCGCTGGCAGCGCCTGTCGCACTGGCCGCTGGCCTGCAAAAAAGATTGCACGGCGATATCAAAACCGCTGTATCTGCAGGCCGGATTGCATCTTGGTTTTGATGCGCCGAAAACGGCTGCAGAAACTGCAACATTCGACGAATATGTCTCCGATCCGGCCAAGCCGGTGCCGTACCTGCCGCGCCCGGTGCATTTCGAGGATGGCGACGCGTGGAAACGCTGGCTGGTCACCGATCAGCGCTTCGTCGATGGTCGCCCCGATGTACTCAGTTATACCTCCGCAGTGCTGACGACCGCGGTAAGAATTGCCGGCGCGCCGACGGTGAATTTGTTCGCCTCGACCAGCGGCACCGACAGCGACTGGGTGGTGAAGCTCATCGATGTTTATCCCGATGAAATAGCCTCGCAGGCGGAGCTGGGTGGTAACGAAGTTGGTATCGCGATGGATATTTTCCGCGGCCGTTATCGCGACAGCCTGGAGCATCCGCACGCCATCGAGGTGAACAAAGTGGAAAAGTATATTTTTTCACTGCCAAACACGAATCACGTATTCCTGCCGGGCCATCGCATCATGGTGCAAATCCAGTCGAGCTGGTTCCCGCTGTACGACCGCAATCCGCAGACCTATGTCGAGAATATTTTCTTCGCCAAGCCGGATGATTATCGAAAGGCGACGCAGCGGGTTTATCACGATGCGGCAACGGCGAGTTTTATTGATTTGCCATTGGTGCCGAATGAATGA